From Prosthecobacter fusiformis, one genomic window encodes:
- a CDS encoding xanthan lyase has product MKTLLFFTTLLFTAQSPGQAPKVALKPHPQALQGIHAPGEVDRPEMVPFIVSDPATLPGIVLDETAATLVGEWQYSTHTPPYVGLGYLHDMKSGKGHKSVTFSPDIPKNGWYEVRVAHCYNVRRSTHTPVTIHHADGEKTIRINQQEEPAHQRLWRSLGKFRFAAGRAGCVRISNEGTEENKVVIADAVQFLPVSKNK; this is encoded by the coding sequence ATGAAAACGCTGCTTTTTTTCACTACCCTGCTCTTCACCGCCCAGTCTCCAGGCCAAGCGCCAAAGGTCGCATTGAAGCCACACCCTCAAGCCCTCCAGGGCATCCATGCCCCTGGCGAGGTAGATCGTCCCGAGATGGTGCCTTTCATCGTCAGCGATCCCGCCACCCTGCCCGGCATAGTGCTGGATGAAACGGCGGCTACTCTGGTCGGTGAATGGCAGTATTCCACGCATACCCCTCCTTATGTCGGTCTGGGTTATCTGCATGACATGAAAAGCGGCAAAGGCCACAAATCCGTGACCTTCTCTCCTGATATTCCCAAGAACGGCTGGTATGAAGTACGTGTGGCGCACTGTTATAATGTCCGTCGCAGCACACACACTCCTGTGACCATCCATCATGCAGATGGGGAGAAAACCATCCGCATCAACCAGCAGGAGGAACCCGCTCATCAGCGTCTGTGGCGCAGCCTGGGAAAATTCCGCTTTGCCGCTGGTCGTGCAGGCTGTGTACGTATCTCCAATGAAGGAACCGAGGAGAACAAAGTGGTCATTGCAGATGCAGTCCAGTTTTTGCCTGTATCCAAAAACAAATGA
- a CDS encoding sulfurtransferase — protein sequence MKILLTFLTASALLAPVANAEISLISPADAKALIENPDASKRPIVLDTRGGYKDYFRGHLPTAHHINFDTLRGTHEAVPVQYLPDDITKALLVRAGANKDRTHVIYATGDVLPNDEILSATMVAHVLEKEGIKDIRILDGGLPAWKKAGYAATQEYFGNPAGLLPEKGAPEIAANIEDVLAEKDKAEVILVDARPLNEFIGEDDVWLRKGHIPGAVSFHWARLMEKDNTHKFKPFAEVKAELEKAGITPDKKIICYCGTSREGSLVRFYLKHVAGYPNVRLYEGAWKEYVWLKNKSLPTETTPRMAK from the coding sequence ATGAAAATCCTCCTCACTTTCCTGACGGCTAGCGCACTGCTGGCTCCTGTCGCAAACGCTGAAATCAGCCTCATCAGCCCGGCTGATGCTAAGGCCTTGATTGAAAATCCAGATGCCTCCAAGCGGCCCATTGTCCTGGACACACGCGGTGGTTATAAAGACTACTTTCGGGGGCATCTGCCGACCGCCCATCACATCAACTTTGATACCCTCCGTGGCACCCATGAAGCCGTGCCGGTACAGTATCTGCCGGATGACATTACCAAGGCCCTGCTTGTTCGTGCAGGTGCCAACAAGGATCGCACACATGTGATCTACGCCACAGGTGACGTGCTGCCCAATGATGAAATCCTCAGTGCCACCATGGTCGCTCATGTGCTGGAAAAAGAAGGTATCAAGGACATCCGTATCCTGGATGGCGGTCTGCCAGCATGGAAGAAAGCAGGCTATGCGGCCACCCAAGAATACTTTGGTAACCCGGCCGGGCTTCTTCCTGAAAAAGGCGCACCGGAAATCGCTGCTAACATTGAGGATGTGCTTGCTGAGAAGGACAAGGCAGAGGTCATCCTGGTGGATGCACGTCCGCTGAATGAATTCATCGGTGAAGATGATGTCTGGCTGCGCAAAGGCCACATCCCAGGGGCTGTCAGCTTTCATTGGGCACGCCTGATGGAGAAGGACAACACGCACAAATTCAAGCCCTTTGCCGAAGTGAAAGCTGAGCTGGAAAAGGCAGGCATCACGCCAGACAAAAAGATCATCTGCTACTGCGGAACCTCCCGTGAAGGCAGTCTGGTGCGCTTTTATCTGAAGCATGTGGCTGGGTATCCCAACGTCCGTCTTTATGAAGGTGCCTGGAAGGAATATGTGTGGCTGAAAAACAAATCACTGCCTACCGAGACAACTCCGCGCATGGCGAAATAA
- a CDS encoding inorganic phosphate transporter, which translates to MLSFLIVLVVAIVAYTNGANANFKGVASLYGSGTTEYRTAVNWAAVTTAAGAVCAMFWTGHMLKAFSGKGLVADVLVADPVFLLSVAIGAALTGSLATWLGFPVSTTHALTGALVGAGLIASPGGVNFSHLWSTFALPLLFGPVVAILLGSVLYLFLRPLKLAPDHRTRTLDALHFLSAGAVCFARGLNDTPKMAALLAGIAFWNDLTGLLLVAIAMALGGLISARRVANTLANKITGMNPGQGFVANLTTSMLAITGSVYGLPLSTTHVTVGSLLGIGIVTRQARWRTAVPVLLAWVTTLPCAALLAALAYVLCRAAF; encoded by the coding sequence GTGCTGAGTTTTCTGATCGTTCTCGTCGTGGCCATTGTGGCCTATACCAATGGTGCCAACGCCAATTTTAAAGGCGTGGCATCGTTGTATGGCAGCGGGACTACAGAATACCGGACTGCTGTAAACTGGGCGGCTGTGACCACGGCGGCGGGGGCAGTTTGTGCAATGTTTTGGACAGGGCACATGCTGAAAGCCTTTTCCGGCAAGGGGCTGGTCGCCGATGTGTTGGTGGCTGATCCTGTTTTTCTTTTGTCGGTGGCTATTGGTGCGGCGCTGACGGGCAGTCTGGCCACCTGGCTGGGCTTTCCGGTTTCCACCACGCATGCGCTTACCGGAGCTCTGGTCGGGGCTGGCTTGATCGCTAGTCCAGGAGGAGTAAATTTCAGCCATCTTTGGAGCACCTTTGCCCTTCCGCTGCTTTTTGGACCCGTCGTTGCCATTCTTCTGGGAAGTGTTTTGTATCTGTTTCTGCGGCCATTAAAGCTGGCTCCAGATCATCGGACTCGGACACTGGATGCTCTGCATTTTCTCAGTGCTGGGGCAGTGTGTTTCGCACGAGGGCTCAATGACACTCCAAAGATGGCAGCGCTTCTGGCGGGTATTGCTTTTTGGAATGACCTGACTGGTCTTTTATTGGTGGCTATAGCCATGGCACTGGGGGGGCTGATCAGTGCACGGCGCGTAGCCAATACATTGGCCAATAAAATTACAGGGATGAATCCGGGCCAGGGATTCGTGGCGAATTTAACCACCTCAATGCTCGCAATCACTGGCTCAGTTTACGGGCTGCCGCTTTCCACCACCCATGTGACGGTAGGGTCGTTGCTGGGCATTGGCATCGTTACCCGGCAGGCCCGCTGGAGGACGGCGGTGCCTGTGCTGCTGGCCTGGGTGACCACACTCCCGTGTGCGGCGTTATTGGCTGCGCTGGCTTATGTCCTTTGCCGCGCGGCCTTTTGA
- a CDS encoding sulfatase-like hydrolase/transferase: protein MKITLLLVSLLFAASLRAAGDKPNVILIMADDFGYECVTANGGQSYQTPVLDKLAAQGIRFEHCHAQPLCTPTRVQLMTGRYNVRNYINFGTLPTTETTFGHLLKKAGYATGICGKWQLGAGKELPQHFGFDESYLWQHTRRPARYANPGIEHNGEVLDFSNGEYGPTLVNDFALDFVTRHREKPFFLYYPMILTHNPFQPTPDSPEWDPATKGENAKQNNKHFADMTVYMDKMIGRLVSKLEELGLRENTLLLFLGDNGTNTKITSQFKGVEYPGGKGSTRRNGTHVPLIVSWPAKIKTGRVNSDLISTADFLPTLCEAAGVAVPEKVDGVSFLPQLKGEAGSPREWLYCWYSPRQRQDLSVLEYAFDRQFKLYRDGRFYDLGADPMEKDVLGTDALAGDAATAAKKLGNVLEKFSQARPVELDKAFRQEAKSAPSKGNKKKGKK from the coding sequence ATGAAAATCACCCTGCTTTTGGTTAGCCTGCTGTTTGCAGCCTCCCTCAGGGCTGCTGGTGACAAGCCGAATGTCATCCTCATCATGGCGGATGATTTTGGGTATGAATGCGTGACGGCCAATGGCGGGCAGTCTTATCAGACTCCGGTTCTGGACAAACTGGCAGCACAAGGAATCCGCTTTGAGCATTGTCATGCCCAGCCTCTATGTACCCCTACCCGCGTGCAACTGATGACAGGACGTTACAATGTGCGGAACTACATCAATTTCGGCACTCTTCCGACCACGGAAACGACCTTTGGCCATCTTCTCAAAAAGGCAGGGTATGCCACCGGCATCTGTGGGAAATGGCAGCTTGGCGCAGGGAAAGAATTGCCGCAGCATTTCGGCTTCGATGAATCCTACCTGTGGCAACACACGCGCCGCCCTGCGCGCTATGCGAATCCAGGTATCGAGCACAATGGCGAGGTGCTGGATTTCTCTAATGGCGAGTACGGTCCCACATTGGTCAATGACTTCGCCCTCGACTTTGTGACGCGGCATCGTGAGAAGCCATTCTTTCTCTATTACCCGATGATCCTCACTCATAACCCGTTTCAGCCGACGCCTGATAGCCCAGAATGGGATCCAGCGACAAAGGGTGAAAATGCGAAGCAGAATAACAAGCATTTCGCTGATATGACCGTGTATATGGACAAGATGATTGGCCGCCTTGTCAGTAAACTGGAGGAGCTGGGGCTGCGCGAAAACACCCTTCTGCTTTTTCTTGGCGACAATGGAACGAACACGAAAATCACCAGCCAGTTCAAGGGTGTGGAGTATCCAGGCGGCAAAGGGAGCACGAGGCGCAATGGCACCCATGTGCCGCTGATTGTAAGCTGGCCAGCAAAGATTAAAACGGGGCGCGTCAATAGTGACCTCATCAGTACGGCCGACTTCCTGCCGACTCTTTGTGAAGCCGCGGGTGTGGCTGTGCCTGAGAAGGTGGATGGCGTCAGCTTCCTGCCCCAATTGAAAGGTGAGGCAGGTTCGCCACGAGAATGGCTTTACTGCTGGTATTCGCCACGCCAAAGGCAGGATCTCAGTGTTCTTGAATACGCCTTTGACCGGCAGTTTAAACTTTATCGCGATGGTCGTTTTTATGACCTTGGCGCAGACCCTATGGAGAAGGATGTACTCGGTACCGACGCTTTAGCTGGAGATGCTGCTACAGCAGCGAAGAAACTTGGCAACGTTCTGGAAAAGTTTAGCCAAGCCCGTCCGGTGGAGCTTGATAAAGCATTCCGCCAAGAGGCCAAAAGTGCGCCATCAAAGGGCAATAAGAAAAAGGGTAAGAAGTGA